The DNA segment CTTAATCTTTTAATCTATTCTCTGTTTTTGTCAAGAACTTTTTTTCAACCCCGAACTCAAAACCAATCGCCTTGAGCCCCCCTCAAAAACGGGAAGTAGCTTCTATACCTACTAACTTCTTCCTGTCAAGATTTTTTTTGAAAAAAATTCTTTTTTAAAATTCCAAATGCTTAGGAGTCCTTGGAAAAGGAATAACGTCTCGAATATTGGAAACTCCTGTCAAAAACATAAGCAACCGCTCAAATCCCATTCCAAAGCCGGCGTGAGGGACAGAGCCAAAGCGACGCAAATCTAAATACCACCAATATTCGTCCTTTGATAACCCAAGATCTTTCAACCTGCTTTCAAGCACATCCACTCTTTCTTCTCTCTGGCTTCCACCAATCAACTCTCCAATTTTTGGAACCAGAACATCCATTGCGGCAACTGTCTGGCCATCATCGTTCAAGCGCATATAAAACGCTTTTATCTCCTTAGGGTAATCGTAAACAATAACTGGTTTTTTACAATATTCTTCAGTCAAGTATCGTTCATGCTCAGTTTGCAGATCCAGTCCGAATCCCACTGGGAACTCGAACTTTTTTCTTGCTCTTTTTAAGATAGATACAGCCTCTTTATAGGAAAGACGTACAAAATCTTCTTTTAAGATGTTCTCCAGGCGACTAGACAGGCCTTTATCTACGAAACGGGCAAACAAATCTAAATCCTGGGCACAATGCTTAAGTGCATATGAAACCAGCTTTTTTACACAGTCTTCAGCCAAAACCATATCATCTTCCAGATCAGCAAAAGCCATTTCCGGTTCAATCATCCAGAATTCCGCCGCGTGCCTGGGTGTATTTGAATTTTCCGCCCTAAACGTCGGACCAAAGGTATAAACGTCTCCCAAAGCACAGGCCAACGCCTCTGCCTCTAGCTGGCCCGAAACCGTGAGTAATGCTTTTTTCCCGAAAAAATCCTGGCTCAGATCAACCTGACCGGAAACCTTGGGTAATTGATTTAAATTTAGGGTCGTCACCTGGAACATTTCTCCTGCCCCTTCACAATCAGAGCCGGTAAGTATGGGGGTATGAATGTACCAAAATCCCTTATCATGAAAATATCTATGGATGGCAAAAGACAATTCAGCTCTGATCCTGTTTATG comes from the Desulfovulcanus ferrireducens genome and includes:
- the asnS gene encoding asparagine--tRNA ligase is translated as MRTKIKDALNAIEPQDEILIKGWVRTKREAKGFSFLEINDGSCLQNLQVVVDGDIPTYPVLEKIGTGAAVKVRGSLVESPGKGQKWEVQAREVELIGYADPKTYPLQKKRHSDEFLRTIAHLRPRTNKYGAINRIRAELSFAIHRYFHDKGFWYIHTPILTGSDCEGAGEMFQVTTLNLNQLPKVSGQVDLSQDFFGKKALLTVSGQLEAEALACALGDVYTFGPTFRAENSNTPRHAAEFWMIEPEMAFADLEDDMVLAEDCVKKLVSYALKHCAQDLDLFARFVDKGLSSRLENILKEDFVRLSYKEAVSILKRARKKFEFPVGFGLDLQTEHERYLTEEYCKKPVIVYDYPKEIKAFYMRLNDDGQTVAAMDVLVPKIGELIGGSQREERVDVLESRLKDLGLSKDEYWWYLDLRRFGSVPHAGFGMGFERLLMFLTGVSNIRDVIPFPRTPKHLEF